A window of the Desulforapulum autotrophicum HRM2 genome harbors these coding sequences:
- a CDS encoding YibE/F family protein, producing MFNKLGFKENIPILLILMIICTILSFLPNPYYKTGEKAIRCKGKIMDADNSDILQYGMVKKGTQTVVLQLISGKFKGRTLKAGNQLMGQMDRDKLFKKGDTALVVLSLDENQNIVFVNPQAHYRINSLIFLFAIFTAGLILFGGWTGARSFFSFIISALIIWKLLIPAFLNGYPPVSTAFAVIILLCSIIIFLVAGVNTKGFAAFAGAILGVLTSCFLSLYFTPELNLHGAIMPFAETLLYSGYGHLDMTGVFIAGIFICASGAVMDLAMDVAASMDELIKKKPTLGRKDLFFSGLRISRTVVGTMTTTLLFAYSGGYVTLLMAFMAQGVPVLSMFNLIYVAAEIMKTLIGSIGLVMVGPFTALVGSFVLTPSAVRKRINASQ from the coding sequence ATGTTTAACAAACTTGGCTTTAAAGAAAATATCCCAATTTTACTCATCCTGATGATTATCTGCACTATTTTGTCGTTTCTTCCCAACCCTTATTACAAAACGGGTGAAAAAGCGATTCGATGCAAAGGAAAAATCATGGATGCAGACAATTCAGATATTCTTCAATACGGAATGGTTAAAAAAGGGACCCAAACCGTTGTTCTTCAATTGATTTCAGGAAAATTCAAGGGCAGAACGCTTAAAGCCGGTAACCAGCTCATGGGGCAGATGGACAGGGACAAGCTGTTCAAAAAAGGAGATACTGCCCTTGTAGTCCTGTCCCTGGATGAAAATCAAAATATTGTATTTGTCAACCCCCAGGCCCATTACCGCATCAACAGCCTGATTTTTTTATTTGCGATTTTTACAGCCGGTCTGATCCTTTTCGGCGGCTGGACCGGGGCCCGTTCGTTTTTTTCTTTTATCATTTCAGCCTTGATCATCTGGAAACTGCTTATCCCGGCTTTCTTAAACGGCTATCCGCCTGTCAGTACCGCATTTGCAGTTATTATCCTGCTCTGTTCAATCATTATTTTCCTGGTCGCCGGCGTCAATACAAAAGGTTTTGCTGCTTTTGCCGGCGCAATCCTGGGAGTTCTGACATCCTGCTTTCTCTCCCTTTATTTTACCCCGGAATTAAACCTTCACGGTGCGATCATGCCGTTTGCCGAGACACTTCTATATTCCGGCTACGGTCATCTGGATATGACCGGCGTTTTCATTGCAGGTATTTTTATCTGCGCTTCGGGTGCGGTCATGGACCTTGCCATGGATGTTGCCGCCAGCATGGATGAGCTGATCAAAAAAAAACCAACTTTAGGTAGAAAAGACCTGTTTTTTTCTGGCCTCCGGATTTCCAGAACGGTTGTAGGCACCATGACGACCACGCTTTTGTTTGCCTATTCCGGCGGTTACGTAACCCTTTTAATGGCGTTTATGGCCCAGGGAGTACCTGTCCTCAGCATGTTCAACCTGATTTATGTAGCTGCTGAAATCATGAAGACCCTTATCGGCAGTATCGGACTTGTCATGGTGGGTCCGTTCACCGCACTGGTAGGTTCTTTTGTCCTGACACCGTCTGCGGTCCGGAAAAGAATCAATGCTTCTCAATAA
- a CDS encoding TraR/DksA family transcriptional regulator has protein sequence MLCEKVEHYTPSDKEVYMNQRQLQYFRERLLMELEDLNMVTAHHRAGVQSIGTSDPGDLSFFETKMAMQLTKLNHYHKKLKQVMLALERIDEGNFGYCLLSGNRIGLNRLEVLPWATLAVETQEMLERSPHPTPCPDYRFNFSNQYNGLSAAEICIKNFSYEKNKTILSGDIGTTCV, from the coding sequence ATGCTGTGTGAAAAGGTGGAACATTATACCCCTTCTGACAAAGAGGTCTACATGAACCAAAGGCAACTGCAGTATTTCAGGGAACGTCTACTCATGGAACTTGAAGATCTGAACATGGTAACAGCCCATCACAGGGCAGGGGTGCAGAGTATTGGGACATCGGATCCCGGTGATTTAAGCTTCTTTGAGACCAAGATGGCCATGCAGCTAACTAAACTGAACCATTACCACAAGAAACTCAAACAGGTTATGCTGGCCCTGGAACGTATTGATGAGGGAAATTTCGGGTATTGTCTCCTCTCCGGCAACAGAATCGGCTTAAACAGGTTGGAAGTATTGCCCTGGGCAACTCTTGCTGTAGAGACCCAGGAAATGCTCGAGCGCTCACCACACCCAACTCCCTGTCCGGATTATAGATTCAATTTCTCCAACCAATACAATGGGTTGTCGGCCGCTGAAATATGTATCAAAAATTTCAGCTACGAAAAAAACAAAACCATTCTGTCCGGGGACATCGGAACAACTTGCGTATAA
- a CDS encoding 8-oxo-dGTP diphosphatase has product MKIPDWLKTFSMETIRSVKEINWEEWVPGVRAVIVYIHQNNQVLLIHKKRGLGAGKVNAPGGHIEAGETPEQAAVRECQEEVGLTPKGLELRGKLYFQFLDGLRMEGFVYTATAFTGDMIETDEADPFWCHVDKMPLNRMWEDDFYWLPQVLRGKQMDGRFIFDNDTMVSLDVAIRDPE; this is encoded by the coding sequence ATGAAAATCCCAGATTGGCTTAAAACCTTTTCCATGGAAACCATAAGAAGCGTTAAAGAAATCAACTGGGAAGAGTGGGTGCCGGGTGTCCGGGCCGTTATTGTCTACATTCACCAGAACAACCAGGTGCTGTTGATCCACAAAAAAAGAGGACTTGGAGCTGGCAAGGTCAATGCACCCGGGGGCCACATTGAAGCAGGCGAGACCCCGGAACAGGCCGCCGTCAGGGAATGCCAGGAAGAGGTGGGGCTCACCCCAAAGGGACTTGAACTCAGGGGCAAGCTGTACTTTCAGTTTCTGGACGGCCTTCGCATGGAGGGATTTGTGTATACGGCAACAGCCTTTACCGGTGACATGATCGAGACGGACGAGGCCGACCCCTTCTGGTGCCATGTGGACAAAATGCCCCTGAACCGCATGTGGGAGGATGATTTTTACTGGCTTCCCCAGGTGCTGCGGGGCAAGCAGATGGACGGCCGCTTCATCTTTGACAATGACACCATGGTGAGCCTGGATGTGGCCATCCGGGACCCGGAATAG
- a CDS encoding phosphatidylserine decarboxylase — protein MKLSTHQYIRRKTASIETERLVGDPIISLLYSRIRENAPFLFNQFVSKRTSSLLGFLNYDLDCWRFFLSNLGLADKNPPIERILNDLKINPDEIWGRIEALDTHRKIFERKIRYWECRPLQGSPSAVVSPADSRILTGSFSAQKMVFIKETFFSYNELIGSDKLKWLKAFSQGDYAVFRLTPDKYHYNHSPVSGRVADTYEIDGLYHSCNPNAVVQSVTPFSKNRRCVTVIDTDVDKGTGVGRVAMVEIVALMIGRIDQCYSAHGYASPLPLKKGDFIEKGQPKSLFAPGSSTTVLIFEKNRIRFSSDLLENQNRTDVKSRFAQGFGRPLVETDLNVRETIGRAI, from the coding sequence ATGAAACTTTCCACCCACCAGTATATTCGAAGAAAAACCGCATCCATCGAGACCGAACGTCTTGTGGGTGATCCAATTATTTCCCTCCTTTATTCCCGTATTCGGGAAAATGCGCCTTTTCTCTTTAATCAGTTTGTGTCAAAACGCACATCTTCATTGCTGGGCTTTCTAAATTATGATCTTGATTGTTGGCGTTTTTTTCTGTCCAACCTGGGATTGGCGGACAAAAATCCTCCCATTGAACGAATTCTCAACGATCTGAAAATCAACCCGGATGAAATCTGGGGCCGAATCGAAGCCCTTGACACCCATCGAAAAATATTTGAACGTAAGATCCGTTACTGGGAGTGCAGACCTCTCCAAGGCTCTCCATCCGCTGTGGTCTCCCCGGCGGATTCAAGGATATTGACCGGTTCTTTTTCCGCCCAGAAAATGGTGTTTATCAAGGAGACTTTTTTCTCCTATAACGAGTTGATCGGATCGGATAAGCTTAAATGGTTAAAGGCTTTTTCCCAGGGCGATTATGCCGTTTTCCGGCTGACACCCGACAAATACCATTACAATCATTCACCGGTTTCAGGCAGGGTTGCAGACACCTACGAAATTGACGGCCTCTACCATTCCTGCAACCCCAATGCCGTGGTGCAGTCCGTCACTCCTTTTTCCAAAAACAGACGGTGCGTAACGGTTATTGACACGGATGTGGACAAGGGAACCGGGGTGGGACGGGTGGCCATGGTGGAAATTGTGGCGTTGATGATCGGCAGAATAGATCAATGCTACAGTGCCCATGGCTATGCGTCTCCCCTACCCTTGAAAAAGGGTGATTTTATTGAGAAAGGACAGCCCAAAAGCCTGTTTGCCCCGGGCAGTTCCACAACTGTGCTGATATTTGAAAAAAACAGGATTCGATTTTCCAGTGACCTTTTGGAAAACCAGAACAGAACAGATGTCAAAAGCCGTTTTGCCCAAGGCTTTGGAAGGCCTTTGGTGGAAACCGATCTTAACGTAAGGGAAACAATAGGAAGGGCGATTTAA
- a CDS encoding alkaline phosphatase, whose protein sequence is MQKIVLINRNKYYFAVVLILSCLLFVKISFADTSNHYTGKPAKYVFFLVGDGLGIPQRMATQAYLGKKLLMDTFPAQGITTTHANNRFITGSAASATALATGVKTNINYIGVDAELKKLSTIAEMAKQRGKKVGIISSVSIDHATPAAFYSHVKHRKMAHEIDVALAESGFDFFGGGGLMDPTGNKSEQPLGDALKMARENGYTIIDNKDNFLGLNKSSGKIIAYNEWLQDGGALPYAMDMGEKDITLAQFTQKAVELIDNPNGFFLMVEGGKIDWACHANDATASITNNIAFDNAVQVAFDFYQTHKQETLIVITGDHECGGLTLGFSGTQYASHFDVLKNQKVSFQKFSDDMVKTYKAQSGASPDFDSFQPFIEKYFGLKFSPVQGSDIMAVKPHELEKIKTAFHMTMSGTKESLNKPDNYILYGGYDPLTVTLTHIMSQKAGLGWTSYKHTGVPVSTSAIGVGSNLFNGAYDNTDIAKKIMSVMGIDFKKQIAGI, encoded by the coding sequence ATGCAAAAAATCGTTTTAATTAACCGGAACAAATACTATTTTGCCGTGGTCTTGATCTTATCCTGCCTGCTGTTTGTAAAAATATCCTTTGCAGATACATCAAATCATTATACGGGAAAACCGGCTAAATATGTCTTTTTCCTGGTGGGAGACGGACTTGGTATTCCCCAGAGAATGGCAACCCAGGCCTATCTTGGGAAAAAACTGCTTATGGACACCTTTCCCGCCCAGGGAATTACCACCACCCATGCCAATAACCGCTTTATCACCGGTTCTGCCGCATCGGCCACAGCCCTTGCCACAGGGGTAAAAACCAATATCAATTATATCGGGGTGGATGCAGAGTTGAAAAAATTGTCCACCATTGCGGAAATGGCAAAGCAGAGGGGGAAAAAGGTCGGCATCATCTCAAGCGTGTCCATTGACCATGCAACGCCTGCTGCATTTTATAGCCATGTGAAGCATCGGAAAATGGCCCACGAGATAGACGTGGCCCTTGCCGAAAGCGGGTTTGACTTTTTCGGCGGTGGAGGTTTAATGGACCCGACCGGAAATAAATCTGAACAACCCCTGGGAGATGCCTTAAAAATGGCAAGGGAAAACGGCTATACCATTATTGACAACAAAGATAATTTTCTCGGCCTGAATAAGAGCAGCGGTAAAATCATCGCCTATAATGAATGGCTCCAGGACGGCGGTGCCCTGCCATATGCCATGGATATGGGTGAGAAGGACATCACTCTTGCCCAGTTTACTCAGAAAGCTGTGGAGCTTATAGACAACCCAAACGGTTTTTTTCTCATGGTAGAGGGCGGCAAAATTGACTGGGCCTGCCATGCCAACGATGCCACAGCCTCTATCACCAATAATATTGCCTTTGACAACGCAGTACAGGTTGCCTTTGATTTTTATCAAACCCATAAACAAGAGACCCTTATTGTGATCACCGGCGATCACGAGTGCGGCGGTTTGACCCTTGGATTTTCCGGCACCCAATACGCCTCTCACTTTGACGTCCTGAAAAACCAAAAAGTATCCTTCCAGAAATTTTCCGATGACATGGTCAAAACATATAAAGCTCAAAGCGGTGCCTCACCTGACTTTGACTCCTTTCAACCCTTCATTGAAAAATATTTCGGCCTGAAATTTTCCCCGGTCCAGGGATCCGACATCATGGCTGTCAAGCCCCATGAACTTGAAAAAATCAAAACAGCCTTCCACATGACCATGTCAGGGACAAAAGAAAGTCTCAATAAACCGGACAATTATATTCTTTACGGTGGATATGATCCATTGACGGTTACCCTGACCCATATCATGAGCCAGAAAGCAGGACTTGGATGGACCTCGTACAAGCACACCGGCGTTCCGGTCAGCACATCCGCCATCGGGGTCGGATCTAATCTGTTTAACGGTGCCTATGACAACACCGATATTGCAAAAAAGATCATGTCGGTCATGGGTATTGATTTTAAAAAACAGATTGCCGGAATTTAG
- a CDS encoding RecJ-like exonuclease (DnaJ-type Zn finger protein): MNLKKEQDESQDIKAMQIKDINTSIRKANLKGVINKIVQTGGPTIFSISDGTGNITIKDFVKPGQRAYPEIDEGSFVTALIKVGSYKGVLEGEIRSIEILNEQEKDLLKQEIKRLEIDGIKVKDIGFLVDNRILDKLKNRFILAAQQIKLAIVQERPIIVRHHNDCDGYSAGFALEQSIVPLIVKQHHTPKAQWEFFLRAPCQAPYYEIDDSIRDTSNSLRNAAKFSNRMPLIIIADNGSCEADLMAIKQARIHNIEFIVVDHHGFDKDVISQEVLTHINPFLVGENGSAMSAGMLCVELARYINNDVKNMSHIAAMSGYADRIDLTDERVVLNYLSMAEKEGDNRELLSDIGLVIEYVSSKVRFMEVREYIEVLFGEPRDKQTKLVSLMAPYIRDLDRKGLAIGKAGAIQEKFGNLVLQTIEIDKFFPGFGFFPKPGRAVGLIHDNYVLETSETALITVGIMNTAVTIRATTAANFSIHSLKVFLMEQLPDSFVEGGGHKNAGALNFIPCMKNDVVRLLKEFITQKNKR, translated from the coding sequence ATGAATTTAAAAAAAGAACAAGATGAATCTCAAGACATCAAAGCAATGCAAATCAAAGATATCAATACATCTATACGAAAAGCTAACTTGAAAGGAGTGATTAACAAAATTGTTCAAACCGGTGGACCTACAATCTTCAGCATATCCGATGGAACTGGAAATATTACAATAAAGGATTTTGTTAAACCAGGGCAGCGGGCATACCCGGAGATTGACGAGGGTTCATTTGTTACCGCATTAATCAAGGTGGGTTCATATAAGGGCGTATTGGAAGGTGAAATCAGATCAATTGAAATCCTGAATGAACAAGAAAAAGACCTATTGAAACAGGAAATAAAGAGACTTGAGATAGACGGCATCAAGGTAAAGGATATCGGATTTCTAGTAGACAACAGAATCCTGGATAAACTTAAAAATCGCTTCATTCTGGCTGCACAGCAGATAAAACTTGCCATCGTTCAGGAGCGACCGATTATAGTAAGACATCACAATGACTGTGATGGCTACTCGGCCGGTTTTGCTTTAGAACAGTCGATTGTTCCTTTGATCGTTAAGCAGCATCATACCCCAAAGGCACAGTGGGAGTTTTTTCTGCGGGCTCCCTGCCAGGCTCCGTATTATGAAATAGATGATTCAATCAGGGATACTTCAAACTCGCTTCGTAACGCTGCAAAATTCTCCAATAGAATGCCGCTCATCATTATTGCCGACAATGGCTCGTGCGAGGCCGATTTAATGGCTATCAAACAGGCCCGAATCCACAACATTGAATTTATTGTTGTTGACCATCATGGCTTTGATAAAGATGTGATTTCCCAAGAGGTGCTTACCCATATCAATCCGTTTCTGGTGGGAGAAAACGGCTCTGCCATGTCGGCTGGGATGCTCTGTGTTGAACTTGCCCGATATATCAATAATGATGTCAAGAATATGTCACATATTGCGGCAATGAGTGGATATGCCGACAGGATAGATTTAACTGATGAAAGGGTTGTTTTAAACTATCTATCGATGGCGGAAAAGGAAGGAGATAATCGAGAATTACTCTCTGATATTGGACTTGTTATTGAATATGTATCCTCAAAGGTGAGATTTATGGAGGTGAGGGAATATATTGAGGTGCTCTTTGGAGAACCACGGGACAAACAAACCAAATTGGTATCGCTCATGGCTCCCTACATCCGTGATCTGGACAGAAAAGGTCTTGCTATTGGAAAAGCGGGAGCAATTCAAGAAAAATTCGGCAATCTGGTCCTTCAGACAATCGAGATAGATAAATTCTTTCCCGGCTTTGGTTTTTTCCCAAAGCCGGGGCGGGCGGTTGGGCTGATCCATGACAACTATGTGTTGGAAACCAGTGAAACGGCATTAATAACAGTAGGTATTATGAATACTGCGGTAACCATACGTGCTACAACTGCTGCAAATTTTTCTATTCATTCCCTAAAGGTTTTTTTAATGGAGCAACTTCCTGATTCTTTTGTTGAAGGAGGGGGACACAAGAACGCCGGTGCGTTAAATTTTATTCCTTGTATGAAAAATGATGTGGTTCGGCTACTGAAAGAATTTATTACTCAAAAAAACAAACGATAA
- a CDS encoding CPBP family intramembrane glutamic endopeptidase, whose product MNQKHMTLNSISMMEAVQEFRNASNSRYGFYHIAPFYYLFLLLFMFYTPVTLIWLKIIPFEYRFYACFGILAGFICFCCRRHYNSRELGFRTDNLMRSLGWNFIFCVVGAIGLYITHKAGFLRPVTHNHLSQMYIFYIFFLGPVQELFFRGVLFAEMKRIPNVDHRWILRVSTFSFCFLHVIYGHPPLLIIALISGLAWGVIFTKCHNIWGITLSHSLLGALAMYLGVI is encoded by the coding sequence ATGAATCAAAAACACATGACCTTAAATTCCATCTCAATGATGGAGGCTGTTCAAGAATTCAGAAACGCCTCGAACTCTCGGTATGGATTTTATCATATTGCGCCATTTTATTACCTCTTTTTACTGCTGTTTATGTTTTATACGCCGGTAACCCTGATCTGGCTGAAAATTATTCCATTTGAATACCGTTTTTATGCATGTTTCGGCATTTTGGCAGGGTTTATTTGTTTTTGCTGCCGCAGGCACTACAACAGCCGTGAATTGGGGTTTCGAACCGACAATCTGATGCGTTCCCTGGGTTGGAATTTCATATTTTGTGTTGTGGGGGCCATCGGGTTGTACATCACCCATAAAGCCGGTTTTTTAAGGCCTGTAACCCATAATCACCTTTCCCAGATGTATATCTTTTATATTTTTTTTCTTGGGCCTGTTCAGGAGCTGTTTTTCAGAGGCGTTCTCTTTGCAGAAATGAAACGGATTCCAAACGTTGATCACAGATGGATTTTACGGGTATCCACCTTTTCCTTTTGCTTTCTCCATGTCATTTACGGACACCCGCCATTGCTTATTATTGCATTGATAAGCGGATTGGCATGGGGAGTCATATTCACAAAATGCCACAATATCTGGGGGATCACACTCTCCCATTCCCTGCTCGGTGCTCTGGCAATGTATCTCGGCGTAATTTAA
- a CDS encoding TetR/AcrR family transcriptional regulator, with product MKSKDTSKARQTRQFIIEKAAPVFNKKGVSGTSLSDLTRATGLTKGSIYGNFKDKDEVAVCVFQYNVDKLVNSLFREMDKETSPVEMLLALPRAYGKRYRQIIDYGGCPILNTATEADDTHEALCRLTVEAIERLKQRIASIAAMGIEQGTIQDHTDPDAMANIILALIEGGSMLAKVTKQDYYMTDSLEQIRAIILSRSNLTTATADKDNVLHPRRTK from the coding sequence ATGAAATCTAAAGATACGAGCAAGGCCCGCCAGACAAGGCAGTTCATCATTGAAAAGGCAGCGCCTGTTTTTAATAAAAAGGGGGTTTCGGGCACCTCCCTGTCCGACCTTACCCGGGCAACGGGCCTGACCAAGGGTAGCATCTACGGCAACTTCAAGGACAAGGATGAGGTTGCCGTGTGCGTATTCCAGTACAATGTGGACAAGCTGGTCAACTCACTGTTCAGGGAGATGGACAAAGAAACTTCGCCCGTGGAAATGCTCCTGGCCCTTCCAAGGGCCTATGGCAAACGTTATCGCCAGATCATTGACTATGGCGGATGCCCCATCCTGAATACGGCCACGGAGGCCGATGACACCCACGAGGCCCTCTGCCGCCTCACGGTTGAGGCCATTGAGCGCCTCAAGCAGCGGATCGCTTCCATTGCGGCCATGGGGATCGAACAGGGAACCATACAGGATCACACCGATCCTGATGCCATGGCCAACATTATCCTGGCCCTGATCGAAGGGGGAAGCATGCTCGCCAAGGTGACCAAACAGGACTATTACATGACCGATTCCCTGGAGCAGATACGGGCCATCATTCTCTCCAGGTCTAATCTTACCACGGCAACGGCTGACAAAGACAATGTCTTACATCCAAGGAGAACAAAATGA